The Rhizobium sp. WSM4643 genome contains the following window.
GCAGGCTTCAGTTCGACGGATTCACCGCAGCCGCAGGCCGAGGTCTGGTTCGGATTGGTGAAGGTGAAGCCGGAGCGCAGCGTCGTCGTCTCGAAACCCATTTCGGTGCCGAGCAGATAAAGGGCTGCCGACGGCTCAACCCAGACTTTGGCGCCGTCGCGCTCGATCAAATCGTCCTTGGCATTGGGCTCAGTCACCAGGT
Protein-coding sequences here:
- the sufA gene encoding Fe-S cluster assembly scaffold SufA, producing the protein MGFAIMSMTDGAAARVKAIVENSGSDAKGIRVGIKKGGCAGMEYTIDLVTEPNAKDDLIERDGAKVWVEPSAALYLLGTEMGFETTTLRSGFTFTNPNQTSACGCGESVELKPADLAALAAQRQGEPAHS